A single region of the Yersinia entomophaga genome encodes:
- a CDS encoding autotransporter outer membrane beta-barrel domain-containing protein, whose product MDKKHIKNQIFSCNETTAIIHSPLAKISAFIILTCGVSGSTSVLAEYAELVSGDQVVRTGDVIDSGDRQAVENGGKSQDATINQRGVQIVRKHGTTYGTTINKDGVQSLYGNGIADFTTINPGGEQEIGFRGLAKKTKINGGTQTIHDAGFSAYAVIEQDGTQSIQNEGLAYGTTIESGNQHVAKGGTAAHSTVKGRGRLNVSAGGRLTGKTLILEQGTLNFTAESSEDVLRNDGQLIFQRDDYTLDFGLGGSGSSAVVQNSPGNTLTLTQPSHYFSETIIKQGTVKAAEKHVLSPNSQFAIHSNATLDLGGFDQKLIALNNNGTVNFGHSDKRGTTLIVTGDYSSHFGLLHMNATLAGDSSLGDKLIVEGNTSGHTYVQVNNLGGSGAKTLNGIELITVAGMSDGVFVKNSRIVAGSYEYDLHRGSGDNQSNWYLSSNMTDDHTIGVDDVEAEESSLDTPLAPIPTLTDDDELIDDNELTDEEPETSSPDTPHVVDPEISVSEINDNDIDALPITDPEINNPNTTPVSEIPSIPAGSDADPDVDTNVMTLRPEAAAYGANLSAANNLFITSLNDRLGETHYTDVHTGERRATSMWLRNEGGHQRTRESQGQLSSLTNRYVVQLGGDIAQWSDNAWGHFRLGIMAGYGNSKSKTESRVSGYNARSSIDGYSTGLYSTWYANSEEKSGLYLDSWVQYSWFNNSISGQELATERYKSKGLTASVESGYTFKLAGNMARNAAYFIQPKAQMIWMGVKADEHKEENGSYISGVGQGNIQTRLGVKAFMNGYSDLDKGNNRIFQPFIEATWLHNTKSFGTTLDSMTVQQSGTANIGELKLGVEGHISEKLGLWGNVGQQIGGQGYSDTAVILGVKYQF is encoded by the coding sequence ATGGATAAAAAACATATTAAAAATCAGATTTTCTCATGCAATGAGACAACGGCAATAATCCACTCCCCTTTAGCTAAAATATCGGCGTTTATTATTCTTACCTGCGGCGTTTCTGGCAGCACCTCCGTTCTGGCCGAATACGCGGAATTGGTTAGCGGTGATCAGGTTGTTAGAACAGGAGATGTTATTGATTCAGGCGATCGGCAAGCAGTGGAAAATGGCGGTAAAAGCCAAGACGCGACAATAAATCAACGGGGCGTACAAATTGTTCGCAAACACGGTACAACATATGGAACGACTATAAATAAGGATGGAGTCCAGAGCCTGTATGGCAATGGAATCGCCGACTTCACCACCATTAATCCCGGTGGAGAACAAGAGATTGGGTTCAGAGGTCTGGCTAAAAAAACCAAAATAAACGGCGGCACACAAACAATCCATGATGCGGGATTTTCCGCATATGCGGTGATCGAGCAAGATGGAACGCAGTCTATCCAAAATGAAGGGTTAGCCTACGGTACGACCATTGAAAGCGGAAATCAGCATGTGGCAAAAGGAGGTACAGCCGCTCACAGCACGGTAAAAGGCCGCGGCAGACTGAACGTAAGCGCCGGTGGCCGGCTTACGGGTAAAACACTCATCCTTGAACAGGGAACGTTAAACTTTACAGCCGAAAGCTCAGAGGATGTTTTACGCAATGACGGGCAACTGATATTTCAACGCGATGATTACACTCTGGATTTTGGCTTAGGCGGGAGCGGCTCCAGCGCTGTGGTACAAAATAGTCCCGGCAACACATTAACCCTGACCCAACCGAGCCACTACTTCTCGGAAACAATAATCAAGCAAGGTACCGTTAAAGCCGCAGAAAAACATGTACTCAGCCCAAACTCTCAGTTTGCAATCCATTCTAATGCGACTCTGGACTTAGGCGGTTTTGATCAAAAGCTTATCGCCCTAAATAATAACGGGACAGTCAATTTCGGCCATTCAGATAAAAGGGGGACGACATTAATCGTCACCGGTGACTACAGCAGTCACTTTGGTCTGTTGCACATGAACGCGACGTTGGCAGGCGACAGCTCCCTTGGCGATAAGCTTATTGTGGAAGGTAATACGTCAGGCCATACGTACGTACAGGTGAACAATCTGGGCGGCAGTGGCGCAAAAACGCTTAATGGCATTGAGTTAATTACTGTAGCGGGCATGTCTGACGGTGTATTTGTTAAAAACAGCCGTATTGTGGCAGGCAGTTATGAATATGACTTACACAGAGGTTCGGGGGATAACCAATCGAATTGGTATCTCAGTAGCAACATGACTGATGACCATACGATAGGAGTCGACGACGTCGAAGCTGAAGAAAGTAGCCTCGATACCCCGCTGGCCCCCATTCCCACACTCACCGATGACGATGAGCTAATCGATGACAATGAGCTAACGGACGAAGAGCCAGAAACAAGCAGCCCAGACACCCCGCACGTTGTCGATCCTGAAATAAGTGTCTCTGAAATAAATGATAATGATATTGACGCATTACCTATCACAGATCCGGAAATAAACAATCCCAATACCACTCCCGTGTCAGAGATACCCAGCATTCCCGCCGGGTCTGATGCAGATCCTGATGTGGATACGAATGTCATGACCTTACGCCCGGAAGCCGCAGCCTACGGCGCCAATCTGTCTGCAGCGAATAATCTGTTTATAACGAGTCTGAATGACCGTTTAGGCGAAACACACTACACAGACGTACATACGGGAGAACGGAGAGCCACCAGCATGTGGCTGCGTAATGAAGGCGGACACCAACGCACCCGCGAATCGCAGGGGCAACTGAGCAGCCTGACTAATCGCTATGTTGTGCAACTGGGAGGCGATATTGCCCAATGGAGTGATAATGCCTGGGGGCATTTCCGGTTGGGGATTATGGCTGGTTACGGCAACAGCAAAAGTAAAACCGAATCCCGAGTCTCCGGTTATAACGCTCGTTCCTCCATCGACGGCTATAGCACCGGTTTATACAGCACTTGGTATGCCAACAGCGAAGAAAAAAGCGGTTTGTATTTAGACAGTTGGGTCCAATATAGCTGGTTTAACAACAGTATTAGCGGGCAGGAACTGGCAACCGAAAGGTACAAATCCAAAGGTCTGACCGCATCAGTGGAAAGCGGTTATACCTTCAAGCTCGCGGGAAACATGGCCAGAAATGCCGCGTACTTTATTCAGCCCAAAGCACAAATGATCTGGATGGGCGTCAAAGCCGATGAACACAAAGAGGAAAACGGCAGCTATATATCCGGTGTCGGTCAGGGGAACATCCAAACCCGTCTGGGGGTGAAAGCCTTTATGAACGGCTACAGCGATTTGGATAAAGGTAACAATAGGATTTTCCAACCTTTTATCGAAGCCACCTGGCTCCACAATACCAAAAGCTTCGGTACGACCTTGGATAGCATGACGGTACAACAGAGTGGAACAGCCAATATTGGCGAGCTGAAATTGGGCGTTGAAGGTCACATCAGTGAAAAGCTTGGCCTGTGGGGGAATGTTGGCCAGCAGATAGGTGGACAGGGATATAGCGATACCGCCGTCATTTTAGGCGTCAAATATCAATTTTGA
- a CDS encoding Grx4 family monothiol glutaredoxin, translating into MTTIEKIQRQVAENPILLYMKGSPKLPSCGFSAQAVQALSACGERFAYVDILQNPDIRAEMPKYANWPTFPQLWIDGELIGGCDIMIEMYQRGELQQLLKETADKYRSQEDQAAE; encoded by the coding sequence ATGACAACGATTGAAAAAATTCAGCGCCAGGTAGCAGAGAACCCAATCCTGCTGTACATGAAAGGCTCGCCTAAATTGCCTAGCTGCGGTTTTTCCGCTCAGGCTGTACAGGCGCTGTCTGCCTGTGGTGAACGTTTTGCCTATGTGGATATCCTGCAAAACCCGGATATTCGCGCTGAAATGCCAAAATACGCTAACTGGCCAACTTTCCCACAGCTGTGGATCGACGGTGAGTTAATCGGCGGCTGCGACATTATGATCGAAATGTATCAACGTGGCGAATTGCAGCAATTATTAAAAGAAACCGCTGACAAATACCGTTCACAGGAAGATCAGGCGGCTGAATAA